In the genome of Terriglobia bacterium, the window GCGAGTTTTTGCATTGATTCAATGGATGGTCTCGACTTTTTTCTTAAGGTAGTCCATCAGGATGTACTGGCCGAGATTCAGCGTGGTGGTGAAGTAGGCTTTGCCGCGGCAGATCTCGGTGACGCGCTTCACGAAATCCACCAGGTAATGATCGCTGGCCAGCATGAAGGTATTGATGAGGATTCCGGACTTGCGGCAGATCGCAACCTCTTTGAAGGTCTCCTCGAGAATCATCGGATCGAGCCCGAACGCATTTTTGTAGATCCGCCCATTGGGCAGCGTGATCGCGGAGGGTTTGCCGTCCGTGATCATGACGATCTGGCGCATATCTTTTTTCTCCGCCATCAGGAGCCGGCGGGCCAGACGGAGCCCCTCGCAGGTGTTCGTGTGATACGGCCCCACCACCACGCGGGCCAGCTGCTTGAGCGGAACCTCTTCCGCCGAATCATGAAACAAGACGAGGCGCAAAGAATCGCCCGGATACTGAGTCCGGATGAGATGTGAGAGAGCGAGAGCGACGCGCTTGGCAGGGGTAAAGCGATCCTCTCCGTAGAGGATCATGCTGTGGCTGGTATCCAGCAACAGTACGGTCGAGCAGGAGCTTTCATATTCCGCCTGGCGCACCATCAGATCCTCGTATTCAAGATTCAGCGGGGCGCCAAGGCCCTCGCGGGCGACGGCATGCAAAAGCGTCGAACTGATGTCGAGGTTCAGCGTGTCCCCGAATTCATATTGCTTGGTTGCCTGGTAGGCTTCGACGCCGGTCGCAAAATGCACAGTCTCATGACGCCCGAAACTGCTGCGGCCGAGCGAGCCGAGGAGATGACGCAGCAGCCGGAATCCGAGAAAGTCGACGGACTTGTCGGTCAGCTCAAAGCGAGCCTCGCCGGCGGGCAGCTCCTCCGTGCCTTGACCCTCCTGGTCGAATGACGATGGCTTTGGCTGCTGCTGCGCCTGAATCCAGCCTTCCTCGACCAGCCGCCGAAGGAGTTGCTCGATCAGCTCATCGAGTTCTTTCGCTTCGCCTTCGCTCCGGTCGGTCATCCACTGTTCGAGCAGGCTTTCCGGAATCCGTCCCATTTCGACCAGCTTCTCAATGATTGCCTGGCGCAGGGCATCGAGGTCGTGCGGGTTACTGACGTCGCGGAAGCCGTACTGAAACCCGCTCTGAAGGAAAAACTGCGACAACTCGTCGAGCAATTCCTCGAGACTCAGGCCGTCCAGCGGTGACGGAATCCACTTGGTGTATTTCGTCGTCGGCATGTCAGTTGAGCGGTTTCTTGTAGCGATTTCGTTCCATCGTGTAATCGCGGTAGAGCTCCTGCGCCGCCGCCTTTCGCTCGCTGGCCGAGAAGCCGCGTTCCTCGGAACGGCTGAGCTTGTCGATCGAGTGCAGACCTTCAAGGACCATTTCTGCGGCTGCTGCGCGGATTGCCGGAGGGCTGTCGGAGGTGGCGCCAAGCACATCGACCTTATCGAAAAGACCCTGGACATGCTCCAGAAGTTCCATCGCGGACTGCGCGCTCTCAACATCCGACAATTTCAGATTGCCGCCCATCTCGAACCAGTCGAGGACCTGCTTGAAATCCGTGGAAGGATAATACTGGCGAAAGATCATCTGAACAGCCTGGCGGATGAGGTCGCGGGCAACCGTATCCGCGCCCTTGAGTTCGCCTTCGTATTCCAGCTCGAGTTTCCCGGTAATCGCGGGCAAGGCCGAATAGATATCCGCCACCCGGGGAACGATATGGTCTTCTCCGGTCATGATGGAGCGGCGCTCGGCATTACTGACAACGTTTTCGAGACAGGAAATGGGGAGCCGCTGGCTGACACCGGAACGCTTGTCGATCCGCTGATCGGCGCGCGCCTTGAATGCGATCGCTTCCACGATCTGTTTTATGAATTCCGGCAGAAGGACTTTCCGGCTGGAATTTCGCCCGATCCAGGCTTCCTGTTCCGTGATCGCCATACCGTGTTCGAGAGTCGCCGGATAGTGCGTCTTGATTTCGGACCCGATGCGATCTTTCAGCGGGGTGACGATCTTTCCGCGCGCGGTGTAGTCTTCGGGATTTGCCGAGAAGACCAGCACCACGTCGAGGGGGAGACGGACCGGATATCCCTTAATCTGAACGTCGCCTTCCTGCATGATGTTGAACAGTCCGACCTGAATTTTGCCGGCGAGGTCCGGGAGTTCATTAATCGCGAAGATCCCGCGATTGGCGCGCGGCAGCAGGCCGTAGTGCACGCTCAGTTCACTGCCGATCGCGTGACCGCCTTTTGCCGCCTTGATGGGATCGATATCACCGATGATGTCGGCGATGGTCACGTCGGGAGTCGCGAGCTTCTCGACGTAGCGTTCATCCCGGCTTCGATACGCAATCGGTGTTTCGTCACCGCGCTCCTGGATGAGATCCCGGCAGCGGCGGCAGATCGGATTAAACGGATTGTCGTTGATCTCGCAGCCGTCGATCACCGGGATGTTCTCGTCCAGGAAATCCGCCAAACCGCGCAGAATACGGCTTTTGGCCTGGCCTCTCAAACCCAGGAGAATCATGTTGTGGCGCGACAAAATCGCGTTGATGATTTGCGGTACGACGGTGTCCTCGTATCCGACGATTCCCTGGAAGACCGGCTCCTTCGCCTGAAGCTTGCGAATGAGGTTCGACCGCATTTCATCTTTGATCGTTCTTTCGCGGAACGCTTCTCCACCGGCCCGGCTGTTTCGCAGTTCACCTAAAGTACGAGGCAACATGATTTAGAACTCCCTATGACAAATAAGACGCGCTGAAAAATAAAAAATTCGCGAAGAAATGCGCGGCAATTGCGCTTTCGATACCGCTGTTCAGATAGATCAGGCCCAGCAGCACGCCACCAAAGAAAGCGGCGGTAAAACCGTAAACATTGTGAACCATCGCAAAGAGCAGCGACGACAGAACCACCGCCAGGGCTTTCGGCAGAATCGCAACGACGCCGGGCCATAAGCGCGCCAACCTCGAGTACAGTTGCCGAAAGCAGAACAGAAAGCATGACAGAATGAAGAGTCGAAACAAAATCTCCTCAATCACACCGCTGTCGAGCGAAACGACAAACGAATCGTAAAGGCTGTGCATGTCACGAATGCGCGGCTCCACAAGCGGGCTATACCGGTAGGTAAAGAAGAAGAAGTAATTAATTACTCCAAGAACCAGGCCCGGCAGGACTCCGTAATTGATAATGTCGCGGATGGTGAGTGTCCAGTCTTCAAAACCGACGAACAGCGATCCTTTAAGCTGACTCTCGCGGGCAACCGGCAAACCGAGCCCGACCAGCAGAAAGGCCTCAACGAAGCGTGATATCATGACCCAGATTGTTGAATCAGCGGAGTTGCGTGCATTCAAGACAGAGAGACCCGCGGCCACGGCGGTGAGCAGCGCCAAGACCACGGTGATGCCCATGATCTTCTGGAGTCGCATGCCAACCATCATACACCATGCGCTATCTCATCCTCAGTGACATCCATTCCAACGTCGAAGCGCTTGGAGCCTGCATCCGGCGGGCAAAAGAAGCGGGCTACGATTCCGTACTATGCTGCGGAGACATCGTCGGTTACGGACCGAATCCGGTGGAAGCGATCGACGGTATCCGGGCGCTCCAGGCGGTCACCATCCGGGGAAATCATGACCGGGTCGCCGCCGGACTCGACGAAGCGGCGCAATTCAATCCGCATGCCAGGCGGGCGGTTTACTGGACGAGGGATGCATTGCCGGCGTCATATCGCGAATATCTGACAAATCTCCCGGTGGGGCCATTGGCAGTCCGCGATGAAGCCCAGCTCGTTCACGGAGCGATTACGCACGAAGACGACTACGTCTTTACCGAAGCCGACGCCGAAGAGAACTTCCGGCTGGCTCAAAAGCAAATTACCTTCTTCGGCCACAGCCATTTCCCGCTGGTCTTTGTTTCCGACGGCGCCAGCCGTTGCAGCCGGGCGGCGAGTTACGAATTCGACGAATTTATCGCCGTCAAGTGCGAGGCCGGCAAGAAGCTGCTGGTGAATCCCGGTTCCGTGGGCCAGCCGCGAGACGGCGATGTGCGCGCGAGCTTTGCGATATGGGACGCCGATCGGGGCCGGATCGAGTTTTACCGGGTGGAGTATGAGGTCGCAGTGACTCAGGAAAAGATGAGGGCGGTTCACCTGCCGGCATATCTCATCGACCGGCTGGCGGTCGGCCGTTAATATCCAACCTTTGTGATTTCCGTATCCGGTACGTGGTAGTTCCAGGTACGCGGCAGGTTTTCCTGCCGGATTTCGAAGCGGAACTCGGTGCCCGGCAGAAGGGGCTTTTGATTGCGGTCGAGCACTTTCTGTGTGTATTCGTGAATCGGCTTTCCGTCGTAATCGTTGAACGTCATCTTCACTTCTGCCATCCGCATCGGCTTGTCGGATGCGTTCTTCAAATGCGCTGAAATGACGTAGATTTTCTGGCGGGCGAAGTTCTCGCTCGTGGCAATGCTGAGATGCGTGAGTTGAGTGCTGCTGTGGACCGCCGCGGAATCCGAAACTTCAACGACCGGAGCGGCGGCAACCGGATCGCGCGCGGGGACGACAAAGACCCAGGCTGCGATCAAGCCCACGACCAGAACGAGAGAAGCGGCGATGATAATCGTCGAGCGATGTTCTCCCATACGCGAGTAGCTTAATGGGAGTAGCGCTGAAGCCGCAACTGTCCTTTACGCGCCGCTGATCACCATATTGCCGATCTTCAATGTCGGCGCCGCGATCGATCCGATGAACGTCACATCGTCGCCGATCATTTCGATGTTTTTCAGCATTTCCCGCAGATTGCCGGCGATCGTTACCTCTTGCACGGGGTGGGTTAATTTTCCGTTTTCGATCCATAGGCCCACCGCGCCGCGCGAATAGTCGCCGCTGACAGTGTTGACGCCGAAGCCGATCAACTCGACAACGTAGAGACCTTTTGTGACCGAGGATAGAATCTCGTCGGGTTTGTGGCTTCCGGCCTTCAGATAGAAATTCGTCGGACCGATTGTGACAGCACCCGATGCCGCGCGGGTTCCGCTGCCTGTAGGCTTCGACCCGAGCTTGCGCGCGGTGTAGGCGGAATGCAGATAATTCTTCAGGACACCATTCTCGATGATGGCGGTCGTCTGGGTGGGCACTCCTTCATCGTCGAAGGGACTCGACCCGAGACCGGCAGGCATGAGTGCGTCGTCGACGACGGTAACGTTGGGGGAGGCGAC includes:
- a CDS encoding VWA domain-containing protein, whose product is MPTTKYTKWIPSPLDGLSLEELLDELSQFFLQSGFQYGFRDVSNPHDLDALRQAIIEKLVEMGRIPESLLEQWMTDRSEGEAKELDELIEQLLRRLVEEGWIQAQQQPKPSSFDQEGQGTEELPAGEARFELTDKSVDFLGFRLLRHLLGSLGRSSFGRHETVHFATGVEAYQATKQYEFGDTLNLDISSTLLHAVAREGLGAPLNLEYEDLMVRQAEYESSCSTVLLLDTSHSMILYGEDRFTPAKRVALALSHLIRTQYPGDSLRLVLFHDSAEEVPLKQLARVVVGPYHTNTCEGLRLARRLLMAEKKDMRQIVMITDGKPSAITLPNGRIYKNAFGLDPMILEETFKEVAICRKSGILINTFMLASDHYLVDFVKRVTEICRGKAYFTTTLNLGQYILMDYLKKKVETIH
- a CDS encoding magnesium chelatase; the protein is MLPRTLGELRNSRAGGEAFRERTIKDEMRSNLIRKLQAKEPVFQGIVGYEDTVVPQIINAILSRHNMILLGLRGQAKSRILRGLADFLDENIPVIDGCEINDNPFNPICRRCRDLIQERGDETPIAYRSRDERYVEKLATPDVTIADIIGDIDPIKAAKGGHAIGSELSVHYGLLPRANRGIFAINELPDLAGKIQVGLFNIMQEGDVQIKGYPVRLPLDVVLVFSANPEDYTARGKIVTPLKDRIGSEIKTHYPATLEHGMAITEQEAWIGRNSSRKVLLPEFIKQIVEAIAFKARADQRIDKRSGVSQRLPISCLENVVSNAERRSIMTGEDHIVPRVADIYSALPAITGKLELEYEGELKGADTVARDLIRQAVQMIFRQYYPSTDFKQVLDWFEMGGNLKLSDVESAQSAMELLEHVQGLFDKVDVLGATSDSPPAIRAAAAEMVLEGLHSIDKLSRSEERGFSASERKAAAQELYRDYTMERNRYKKPLN
- a CDS encoding CPBP family intramembrane glutamic endopeptidase — translated: MGITVVLALLTAVAAGLSVLNARNSADSTIWVMISRFVEAFLLVGLGLPVARESQLKGSLFVGFEDWTLTIRDIINYGVLPGLVLGVINYFFFFTYRYSPLVEPRIRDMHSLYDSFVVSLDSGVIEEILFRLFILSCFLFCFRQLYSRLARLWPGVVAILPKALAVVLSSLLFAMVHNVYGFTAAFFGGVLLGLIYLNSGIESAIAAHFFANFLFFSASYLS
- a CDS encoding metallophosphoesterase family protein, with the translated sequence MRYLILSDIHSNVEALGACIRRAKEAGYDSVLCCGDIVGYGPNPVEAIDGIRALQAVTIRGNHDRVAAGLDEAAQFNPHARRAVYWTRDALPASYREYLTNLPVGPLAVRDEAQLVHGAITHEDDYVFTEADAEENFRLAQKQITFFGHSHFPLVFVSDGASRCSRAASYEFDEFIAVKCEAGKKLLVNPGSVGQPRDGDVRASFAIWDADRGRIEFYRVEYEVAVTQEKMRAVHLPAYLIDRLAVGR
- a CDS encoding DUF3426 domain-containing protein; amino-acid sequence: MGEHRSTIIIAASLVLVVGLIAAWVFVVPARDPVAAAPVVEVSDSAAVHSSTQLTHLSIATSENFARQKIYVISAHLKNASDKPMRMAEVKMTFNDYDGKPIHEYTQKVLDRNQKPLLPGTEFRFEIRQENLPRTWNYHVPDTEITKVGY